One region of Candidatus Polarisedimenticolia bacterium genomic DNA includes:
- a CDS encoding cysteine dioxygenase family protein, translating into MEKPGKGISAAGPLKSFIGELKDLLGKKDDGARTVNQVKKRLIELLETPRWLPRPCRTSESASYARHLLYQDRKTGFVIVAMVWGAGQRTAIHDHAGVWCVEGVYEGNIQVTRFNPIGRMGKTVRFAEGEAIRAGVGACGALIPPVEYHRIANETAEKAISVHVYGRNLKVCNIFNPLGGDRYQRETKTMRYDSRIPLKL; encoded by the coding sequence ATGGAAAAACCGGGGAAGGGGATCTCGGCTGCCGGGCCGCTGAAATCGTTCATCGGAGAGCTCAAGGATCTGCTCGGCAAGAAGGATGACGGGGCCCGCACCGTCAACCAGGTGAAAAAGCGTCTCATCGAGCTCCTGGAGACCCCCCGCTGGCTTCCCCGTCCCTGCCGGACCTCGGAATCGGCCTCTTACGCCCGCCACCTCCTCTACCAGGACCGCAAGACCGGCTTCGTGATCGTGGCCATGGTCTGGGGAGCCGGGCAGCGCACGGCCATCCATGACCATGCCGGGGTCTGGTGCGTGGAAGGGGTTTACGAAGGGAACATCCAGGTGACCCGCTTCAACCCGATCGGCAGGATGGGCAAGACGGTCCGCTTCGCGGAAGGCGAGGCGATCCGGGCCGGCGTGGGGGCCTGCGGCGCGCTCATCCCTCCTGTGGAATACCACCGGATCGCCAACGAGACCGCCGAAAAAGCGATCAGCGTGCACGTCTACGGACGCAATCTGAAGGTCTGCAACATCTTCAATCCGCTGGGAGGCGATCGCTACCAGCGCGAGACGAAGACGATGCGGTATGACAGCCGCATCCCCCTCAAGCTCTGA
- a CDS encoding DedA family protein, protein MESFESIFAHPLAGLLLVGLAGLGEYLLPPLPGDTLMLFGFFLAGRGDLPLAGVAAAAMLGSMAGAYAAYVLGLRLGKSYFFIRRSRLAASVLPVLERYFERFGVGMVLVNRFLPVLRGFFLFAAGMGKMPPVATFFCATISNAAWILLIAYVGHRFGSSWSRLQGMFQSYVGVLGMIVLGYAAYTFIKIRRRRGEAPPA, encoded by the coding sequence ATGGAATCGTTCGAATCGATCTTCGCCCATCCCCTGGCCGGGCTGCTGCTGGTGGGCCTCGCCGGATTGGGAGAGTACCTGCTGCCGCCGCTGCCCGGGGACACTCTCATGCTCTTCGGATTCTTCCTGGCGGGTCGCGGCGATCTGCCGCTGGCGGGCGTGGCTGCCGCCGCCATGCTGGGGAGCATGGCGGGGGCGTATGCCGCTTATGTCCTGGGGCTCCGGCTGGGCAAATCCTACTTTTTCATCCGCCGCTCGCGCTTGGCCGCCTCCGTCCTGCCGGTCCTCGAGCGCTATTTCGAACGGTTCGGCGTCGGGATGGTCCTGGTGAACCGCTTTCTCCCCGTGCTGCGCGGCTTCTTTCTGTTCGCCGCAGGCATGGGGAAGATGCCTCCCGTCGCGACCTTCTTTTGCGCCACGATCAGCAATGCCGCCTGGATCCTGCTGATCGCTTACGTGGGCCACCGCTTCGGCAGCTCCTGGAGCCGGCTGCAGGGGATGTTCCAGAGTTACGTCGGAGTGCTTGGTATGATAGTCTTGGGTTACGCCGCTTACACCTTCATCAAAATCCGGCGACGGAGGGGGGAAGCTCCCCCGGCCTGA